From one Amaranthus tricolor cultivar Red isolate AtriRed21 chromosome 17, ASM2621246v1, whole genome shotgun sequence genomic stretch:
- the LOC130803736 gene encoding protein MAIN-LIKE 1-like has protein sequence MSELRRKGAFTSGCVNVAELMQLCHRSQAMDTQSTAYYMAIVGSTLLADMTRTDMRPHPILAVNIDQDEIAWGAVALAYLYRQLGMASRAGCKTIAGCLTLLQTWIYEYFSAFRPHPRRADVPNKTRAEMSSTKKPCRDVNRLRDCRSILDSMTETQVEWTSYMTAPRALLNEHPRTSFIGGITYFDMVEVYLPEQTVRQFLNEWPSRFAPLARLPPVAEMNPQERHALDVYLNDCKDLFSEWQSLRGTTLHSLYLN, from the exons ATGTCTGAGCTACGGCGGAAAGGTGCATTCACCAGCGGCTGCGTCaacgttgctgaactgatgcagctgtgtcataggtcccaggccatggatacccagtcgacagcctactacatggctattgtcggctCCACCCTGCTGGCGGATATGACCAGAACCgacatgcgacctcacccgatacttgccgtgaacATTGATCAAGATGAGatcgcctggggtgcggtggCCTTGGCCTACTTGTATCGGCAGttgggaatggcatctagggctggttgcaagaccattgcgggttgcctcacattgctccagacatggatctatgagtacttttccgctttccgccctcatcctcgccgagcagacgtgcctaataagactagggcggagatgtcaTCCACGAAGAAACCATGTCGTGATGTGAACAGGCTGAGGGACTGTCGTAGCATACTTGACTCCATGACGgaaactcag gtggaatggacttcGTACATGACTGCTCCAAGGGCAttgctgaatgagcacccacgcaccagcttcatcgggggtatcacttaCTTTGATATggtcgaggtgtatttgccggagcagACAGTGCGACAG tttctcAATGAATGGCCGAGTCGATTCGCTCCATTGGCGAGACTGCCTCCTGTTGCTGAAATGAACCCCCAGGAAAGACATGCTTTAGAtgtataccttaatgattgtaaaGATTTATTTTCTGAATGGCAATCGTTAAGGGGCACGACCCTTCATAGTCTGTACTTaaactaa